A window from Shewanella livingstonensis encodes these proteins:
- a CDS encoding response regulator, translating to MKLTEPDLQLKSPIQRNYNRAVFYTYIGVIVMALLTAGIMFERQKEQQIQQREEQVARHVMQIDLLLESSIRAVKSLRDVAVDHLRLGEFVRKERLPQYEKFNEDGQYFTLEPNYANSGVPFTNMGRITGAGSLDNRSESFYQELEMLFELSLSFPVAKEAAPKASSIYYISKRRMMSFYPWESNDLRFRDELLNKKQFQLATPSMNPQRSVFWSEAYIDSAHQGLITTLGLPVYLEDEFIGSINLDMTLSSLDKQIRTYFKMPGTVILLDQQNNILSHSDFDSNEMNKVYHISQRIPAELHSLSESELFDAHEGILRNGYYIHSVALHNAPWRLLYLQDEDDLFKDSWDKLQLSFLLVVLALSLLVTIVHWQTRRAFVSPASRLLTHLEACSQTPIRPPEKITRGWEPWFALVSRIFEENRQYTHHLAEQNKRFDNLVARRTQRLRETTERREREFALLRSLIDSIPEAIVFKDKEGKYLGCNKSAERMLGYSENEIIGLTSSEVVSPEQGLRIGEEDKKVLTQQHSLRYQERVNIEGKPVLLDTFKLPFYNRRGDLLGLISIWRDITREFEAAEQLRLSEQRYHLAMDAVEDGLWDWYIDSEQIICNPAFYSMLGYQANEFPPLLESIDELYHPDDRDRVQEYRAQYVRDPVGTYEIEFRMRGKDDHYYWVLSRGRAVEFSEDGCSKRMLGTHKDITRQKSNEVALLEAKQDAELANMYKSEFLANMSHEIRTPMNAIIGMLQLAQRTSLTVQQQDYLNKAGFSAQSLLRIINDILDFSKIEAGKLELERVAFPLDKVLDHVIDINAIKAQEKGVELLLYAPVTAGLILNGDPLRLGQVLVNLLSNAVKFTQIGEVELGCEDVGERDDRITLKFWVRDTGIGINKDHQAMLFDAFSQADGSTTRKYGGTGLGLSISKHLVSMMGGTMEVESELGAGSTFSFTISFEIAEEQVVEPLVVPEQLNNLTTLVVDDNPSALQIYSTLMSDFSFGVNTADSGQKALDILRKKPVDLLLLDWMMPEMNGCDVIRAIDLMIEDGSLEKRPIIILMTAYAAEPLDHELQKNSVYAVLQKPFKASALFDEIINAFAKEPKLNSMPVIIEAEPTKVSGLILLVEDNFINQQVASELLKSAGYEVVIADNGQVALDVIDSQPFDAVLMDIQMPIMDGLTATAELRKRFSKQQMPIIAMTAHAMSGDKEKSLAAGMNAHITKPIVLTELFETLSHWITYKNNHTDD from the coding sequence ATGAAACTGACTGAGCCAGATTTGCAACTCAAATCTCCCATTCAACGCAATTATAACCGTGCGGTGTTTTACACCTACATCGGCGTGATAGTGATGGCTTTACTGACGGCAGGCATTATGTTTGAACGTCAAAAAGAGCAGCAAATTCAACAGCGTGAAGAACAAGTCGCTCGCCATGTGATGCAAATCGACTTATTACTTGAGTCGAGTATTCGTGCCGTAAAAAGTTTGCGTGATGTAGCGGTAGATCATCTACGCTTGGGTGAGTTCGTGCGAAAAGAGCGATTACCCCAATATGAAAAGTTTAATGAAGATGGTCAATATTTTACCTTAGAACCCAATTACGCCAACAGTGGCGTGCCGTTTACCAACATGGGTCGCATTACTGGTGCGGGGTCGTTAGATAATCGCAGCGAGAGTTTTTATCAAGAACTCGAAATGCTGTTTGAACTGTCATTATCCTTTCCTGTAGCCAAAGAAGCGGCTCCTAAAGCCTCATCGATTTATTATATTTCTAAGCGCAGAATGATGTCATTTTACCCATGGGAAAGTAATGACTTACGCTTTAGAGATGAGCTGCTTAATAAGAAACAATTTCAATTAGCAACGCCTTCAATGAACCCGCAACGGAGTGTTTTTTGGAGCGAGGCGTACATTGATTCGGCTCACCAAGGGCTGATTACGACGCTAGGCTTACCGGTATATTTAGAAGATGAGTTTATTGGTTCGATTAATTTAGACATGACCTTGTCGTCATTAGATAAACAAATTCGTACCTATTTTAAAATGCCCGGTACGGTGATCTTACTCGATCAACAAAACAATATTTTATCTCACAGTGACTTTGACTCTAATGAGATGAATAAGGTTTACCACATTAGCCAGCGAATTCCTGCGGAGTTACATTCGTTATCTGAATCTGAACTGTTTGATGCCCATGAGGGTATTTTGCGTAATGGTTATTATATTCATAGTGTTGCGCTACATAATGCCCCATGGCGCTTGTTGTATTTACAAGATGAAGATGATTTATTTAAAGACTCGTGGGACAAACTGCAACTGAGCTTTTTGTTAGTCGTTTTGGCCCTGTCATTGCTGGTAACTATTGTGCATTGGCAAACGCGTCGTGCATTCGTGAGCCCAGCTTCACGCTTGTTAACGCACTTAGAAGCCTGTTCACAAACGCCTATCCGTCCGCCAGAGAAAATAACTCGTGGTTGGGAGCCGTGGTTTGCATTAGTCAGTCGTATTTTTGAAGAAAACCGCCAGTATACTCATCATCTCGCCGAACAAAATAAACGTTTTGATAACTTAGTTGCTAGGCGCACTCAGCGTTTACGTGAAACAACTGAGCGCCGCGAGCGCGAGTTTGCATTACTGCGGTCATTAATTGATTCAATCCCTGAAGCTATTGTATTTAAAGATAAAGAAGGTAAATACTTAGGTTGTAATAAGTCTGCTGAAAGAATGCTGGGCTATAGCGAAAATGAAATTATTGGCCTGACATCATCTGAAGTTGTTAGCCCAGAGCAAGGCTTACGCATTGGTGAAGAAGACAAGAAAGTACTGACTCAACAGCACTCATTACGTTACCAAGAACGGGTCAATATTGAAGGAAAACCAGTATTACTCGATACCTTCAAACTGCCGTTTTACAATCGTCGCGGCGATTTGTTAGGACTCATTTCTATTTGGCGTGATATTACCCGTGAATTCGAGGCTGCTGAACAATTGCGCTTGTCTGAACAGCGTTATCACCTAGCAATGGATGCGGTAGAAGATGGTTTATGGGATTGGTATATCGATTCTGAACAAATTATCTGTAATCCGGCTTTTTATTCAATGTTGGGTTACCAAGCGAATGAATTTCCGCCATTACTGGAATCGATCGATGAATTATATCATCCTGACGATCGCGATCGGGTTCAAGAATATCGCGCTCAGTATGTACGTGATCCGGTTGGCACCTATGAAATAGAATTTAGAATGCGCGGTAAAGACGACCATTATTACTGGGTGTTGTCTCGTGGTCGAGCGGTTGAGTTTTCTGAAGATGGTTGCAGTAAGCGGATGCTAGGTACCCATAAAGATATTACTCGCCAAAAGAGTAACGAAGTGGCGTTACTTGAGGCAAAACAAGATGCTGAATTGGCCAATATGTACAAGAGTGAGTTTTTGGCCAATATGAGTCATGAAATTCGTACACCAATGAACGCGATTATTGGTATGTTGCAGTTAGCACAACGCACCAGTTTAACCGTGCAGCAGCAAGATTATCTTAATAAAGCTGGTTTTTCTGCTCAATCATTACTGCGAATCATTAATGATATTTTGGATTTTTCTAAAATTGAGGCTGGTAAGTTAGAGTTAGAAAGAGTCGCGTTTCCACTGGATAAAGTGCTTGATCATGTTATTGATATCAATGCTATTAAAGCGCAAGAAAAAGGCGTTGAATTACTGCTGTATGCCCCAGTCACTGCTGGTTTAATCTTAAATGGCGATCCGCTGCGTTTAGGCCAAGTACTCGTTAATTTATTATCTAATGCGGTTAAGTTTACCCAAATTGGTGAAGTTGAGCTTGGTTGTGAAGATGTGGGTGAGCGCGACGACCGCATTACGCTTAAATTCTGGGTGCGAGATACCGGTATTGGTATTAATAAAGATCACCAAGCAATGTTGTTTGATGCCTTTTCGCAAGCCGATGGTTCAACTACGCGTAAATATGGTGGCACAGGTTTGGGCTTGTCTATCAGTAAACATTTAGTGTCGATGATGGGCGGTACTATGGAAGTGGAGTCCGAATTGGGCGCTGGCAGTACTTTCAGTTTTACCATCAGTTTTGAAATTGCCGAAGAACAAGTGGTTGAGCCGCTTGTGGTACCAGAACAATTAAATAATCTTACAACACTGGTGGTTGATGATAACCCCAGTGCATTACAAATTTATTCAACCTTGATGAGCGATTTTAGCTTTGGTGTGAATACCGCTGACAGCGGCCAGAAAGCCCTGGATATATTACGTAAAAAGCCGGTAGATTTATTGCTGTTAGATTGGATGATGCCAGAAATGAACGGCTGTGACGTTATCAGAGCTATTGATCTGATGATTGAAGATGGCAGTTTAGAAAAACGGCCAATTATTATCTTGATGACAGCTTATGCTGCTGAGCCGTTAGACCATGAGCTGCAAAAAAATTCGGTTTATGCGGTGTTGCAAAAACCGTTTAAAGCTTCAGCGTTATTTGATGAAATTATTAATGCCTTTGCCAAAGAGCCTAAACTGAATTCGATGCCGGTCATTATTGAGGCTGAACCGACAAAGGTATCAGGTTTGATCCTGTTGGTAGAAGATAACTTTATTAACCAGCAAGTGGCATCTGAATTGCTCAAAAGTGCTGGTTATGAAGTGGTTATTGCTGACAATGGTCAAGTGGCGTTAGATGTGATTGATTCTCAGCCGTTTGATGCTGTCTTAATGGATATTCAAATGCCTATAATGGATGGATTAACCGCAACAGCTGAATTACGCAAACGTTTTAGCAAACAACAAATGCCCATTATTGCCATGACTGCGCACGCAATGTCGGGTGATAAAGAAAAAAGTTTAGCTGCAGGCATGAATGCACATATCACCAAACCAATAGTGCTTACTGAATTATTTGAAACCTTATCTCATTGGATTACATATAAAAATAATCATACAGACGATTAG
- a CDS encoding protein kinase domain-containing protein, producing the protein MQTPQLQHFYINEEQSIYLLSANDARKHKAWVRLCKQQLSKLGYQQIEFIGKGAYGFVFAGINEFNQSHVFKFSRVNLPQSVQDRLEEEAYMLSQVKHPNIPAAIKFERVGKQGILVMERAQGEDLDKICQRLGALPPVMVVSIARQLANILYYLRKGKPLVHGDIKPSNLVYDIETDKLSLIDWGSAVFAQRDEHNRAVDDNVMSLLSNDQQHTNARMGDVYFIGDEQLGGALSTPRFDEQGAAATLYALASGQISRFGKKVIPATSIGLPIELAKTLDAMLSDDVERRNLAGDYFLKSLRHSHRMHLPILSTPPLASDIPVWAQPRSKTVETVSYSSRKSFLKEHNTQDPIAKMDDVQLDKYYRNFMVGMADTEKGFIAAVGRLAQYPIVGGLVIHWQESGVFIDSNLAIYDPDSKAPLILAVNNMVTMARGIKRIGVFKACFFNAKDTLHLERKSTEHQYKITGELQMPFEVGDVPTLEDKSRLHSYFEDGKDPEENLELPAEIMTELGWLNQIHHTGCIIFEALPNHLKIHSYLRLLNPRKQASFRACLDRIIAHANKIQGHGISGFMKLPYKNTRQFSHIDRKADNFYPRNPKVISHE; encoded by the coding sequence TTGCAAACACCGCAACTGCAACACTTTTATATCAATGAAGAGCAGTCTATTTACCTGCTAAGCGCCAATGATGCCCGCAAGCATAAAGCTTGGGTTCGCCTGTGTAAGCAACAGTTAAGCAAGCTTGGCTATCAGCAAATTGAGTTTATTGGTAAAGGAGCCTACGGCTTTGTATTTGCGGGGATAAATGAGTTTAACCAGTCACATGTGTTTAAATTTTCTAGGGTTAATTTACCCCAAAGTGTTCAAGATAGGTTAGAAGAAGAAGCCTACATGCTCAGCCAAGTAAAACACCCTAACATACCAGCTGCGATTAAATTTGAACGCGTCGGTAAGCAGGGGATTTTAGTGATGGAGCGGGCCCAAGGCGAAGATCTTGATAAAATTTGCCAGCGATTAGGCGCCTTACCACCAGTCATGGTTGTCAGTATTGCTAGGCAATTGGCCAATATTTTATATTACCTGCGTAAAGGCAAACCTTTAGTACATGGCGATATTAAACCATCAAACTTAGTTTATGATATTGAAACTGATAAGTTATCGTTAATCGATTGGGGCTCTGCGGTATTTGCACAACGAGATGAACACAATCGCGCCGTTGATGACAATGTGATGTCCTTACTATCAAACGATCAACAACATACTAATGCGCGCATGGGTGATGTATATTTTATTGGTGACGAACAACTGGGTGGTGCTTTATCAACCCCAAGATTTGACGAGCAAGGTGCTGCTGCAACCTTATATGCACTCGCATCAGGACAAATTAGCCGTTTCGGTAAAAAAGTTATTCCGGCCACCAGCATCGGATTACCCATAGAACTGGCAAAAACACTCGATGCAATGCTCAGCGACGATGTTGAACGACGTAACCTTGCCGGTGATTATTTTCTCAAAAGCCTGCGCCACAGTCATAGAATGCATTTACCCATATTATCTACACCGCCGTTAGCTTCCGACATTCCAGTGTGGGCTCAACCGCGCTCAAAAACAGTTGAAACCGTGAGTTACAGTTCACGGAAATCATTTCTAAAAGAGCATAATACTCAAGATCCTATTGCCAAAATGGATGATGTGCAATTAGACAAATATTATCGTAACTTTATGGTGGGCATGGCCGATACCGAAAAAGGCTTTATTGCCGCAGTGGGTCGTCTAGCGCAGTATCCGATTGTTGGTGGGCTGGTGATACATTGGCAAGAATCTGGGGTGTTTATTGACTCCAACTTAGCGATTTACGATCCCGACAGTAAAGCACCATTAATACTCGCGGTGAATAATATGGTCACCATGGCGCGAGGAATTAAACGAATTGGGGTGTTTAAGGCTTGTTTCTTTAATGCTAAAGATACCTTACACCTTGAGCGTAAAAGTACTGAACACCAATATAAAATTACCGGTGAACTGCAAATGCCCTTTGAAGTAGGCGATGTGCCCACTTTAGAAGATAAATCTCGGCTGCACTCATATTTTGAAGACGGTAAAGATCCAGAAGAAAACTTAGAATTGCCTGCAGAAATAATGACTGAACTTGGCTGGTTAAACCAAATTCATCACACCGGTTGCATTATTTTTGAAGCATTGCCTAATCATTTAAAAATTCACAGCTATTTACGTCTACTCAATCCCCGTAAACAAGCTTCATTTCGCGCCTGTTTAGATCGCATTATCGCTCACGCAAATAAAATTCAAGGCCATGGAATTTCGGGTTTTATGAAACTGCCCTATAAAAATACCCGTCAATTTAGCCATATCGACCGTAAAGCAGATAACTTCTACCCTAGAAACCCTAAAGTCATCAGCCATGAATAA
- a CDS encoding thiopurine S-methyltransferase — protein MEPSFWHEKWQLQQIGFHQYQVNPFLVKYWSHIGLTENTQVFVPLCGKSLDMFYLAEQRHAVLGCELNILAVEQFFTDNDLSYQVSNIDDHAVFSTDQVTLYQGDIFTLPPSTTVSIGGFYDRAALIAWPEEMRQQYVKALAALIPANVSGLLITLDYPQETLKGPPFAVSPSWVESYLTPYFDVELLECVDVLADNQRFMNKHVPWLNEAVYKLTRKS, from the coding sequence ATGGAACCCAGCTTTTGGCATGAAAAATGGCAATTACAACAAATCGGTTTTCATCAATACCAAGTGAATCCGTTTTTAGTAAAATATTGGTCGCATATTGGCTTAACTGAAAATACGCAAGTGTTTGTTCCTCTATGTGGTAAATCGTTGGATATGTTTTATTTGGCCGAGCAGCGTCATGCGGTGCTGGGGTGTGAACTCAATATTTTAGCAGTGGAACAATTTTTTACTGATAATGATCTTAGTTATCAAGTGTCTAATATCGATGACCACGCGGTATTCTCTACCGATCAAGTGACCCTATATCAAGGTGATATTTTTACTTTACCTCCAAGTACAACAGTCTCTATTGGTGGCTTCTACGATCGTGCGGCGTTAATTGCGTGGCCAGAAGAAATGCGCCAACAATATGTTAAAGCACTCGCTGCGCTTATACCGGCGAATGTCAGTGGCTTATTAATCACCCTAGATTATCCACAAGAAACCCTAAAAGGGCCACCTTTTGCTGTGAGCCCAAGTTGGGTTGAAAGCTATTTAACGCCATATTTTGATGTTGAATTATTGGAGTGCGTTGATGTACTGGCTGACAATCAGAGGTTTATGAATAAACACGTGCCTTGGCTTAATGAAGCCGTTTATAAGTTAACTCGAAAATCATAA
- a CDS encoding mechanosensitive ion channel family protein, which produces MNEPSLDQELQQLQNVYSVITEFVIEYSFQIAGAIIIFLLGLWLASKTANVVAVQLQKHNIDITLSNFASNLVRIIIIVMVTIICLGKLGISVTPMVAAIGAASLGAGLALQGMLANYAAGITIIVTRPFIVGNTIEIKDVSGVVDTIKLGQTILINEEGEQISIPNKHIVGEILHNSFAYKLVENKFNIDYQADADHVIQLINDVLAAAPAIYQDKKPLVGINGFNAIGIEVGVRYWVPTTRYFEEKYHTNLAIIKALNQAKIQIPCPVKEIHLQR; this is translated from the coding sequence ATGAACGAACCCAGTTTAGATCAAGAGCTACAACAACTGCAAAATGTTTATAGCGTCATTACTGAGTTTGTTATTGAGTACAGCTTTCAAATTGCTGGGGCAATTATTATTTTTTTATTAGGACTTTGGCTAGCAAGCAAAACAGCTAATGTTGTCGCCGTTCAGCTCCAAAAGCATAACATTGATATCACCCTAAGTAACTTTGCCTCCAATCTAGTCAGAATCATCATTATTGTGATGGTTACGATAATCTGTTTGGGTAAATTGGGAATTAGCGTCACACCTATGGTCGCGGCAATCGGCGCAGCCTCTCTCGGTGCCGGCTTGGCATTGCAAGGCATGCTGGCTAATTATGCTGCTGGTATTACCATTATTGTCACTCGTCCTTTTATAGTAGGAAACACCATTGAAATTAAAGATGTCAGCGGTGTAGTCGACACCATTAAATTGGGGCAAACCATTTTGATCAATGAAGAAGGCGAGCAGATCAGCATCCCGAACAAACATATTGTCGGCGAGATTTTACATAATTCATTCGCTTATAAGTTGGTTGAGAATAAATTTAACATCGATTATCAAGCGGATGCCGATCATGTTATCCAATTAATTAATGATGTACTTGCTGCTGCCCCTGCTATTTATCAGGATAAGAAACCGTTAGTGGGTATCAATGGATTTAATGCCATCGGCATTGAAGTCGGCGTGCGTTATTGGGTACCAACAACACGCTATTTCGAAGAAAAGTACCACACTAATTTAGCCATTATCAAAGCACTGAACCAAGCAAAAATACAGATACCTTGCCCAGTTAAAGAAATTCATTTACAGCGCTAG
- a CDS encoding zinc-dependent metalloprotease gives MVRRSISLAMLLAITPVTLLSTATIAASDSAQTIINNTEAAKGFINLFYDAKSAQLYLQADKLNQPFLLLTSLPHGVGSNDIGLDRGQLGQIRMVQFEQHGPYIVLKQLNTDFRASSDNVAERQTVTQAFAESILWRGKVVEGKTAIVAINDLVINDLHGVSDVLTATKQGAYSLDSSRSVILPQGIKSFQRNADIDVNLTFKANKAGKQVEQVTPDGKLLSVRVRYSFVQLPEIGYQPRNYHPMSGYLSDQYADYSAAVDQPLIQRHLLRHRLEKVTPGDAPSKVVKPIVYYLDLGVPEPIRGALLAGARWWESAFTEAGFIDGFKVELLPEDADPQDIRYNMIQWVHRATRGWSYGAAVTDPRTGEIIKGNVTLGSLRVRQDHLIARGLTAGWPDRKAAADAAMALSLARIRQLAAHEVGHTLGLDHNFAASTNDNASVMDYPHPYASIQGDKIDIANPYNEGIGEWDKYTIAYGYGDLKQTDALLASTLRKGFRYIGEADSRSASASNAYASLWDRGNDAVAELVRLETVRRKAIDDFNSDALLASEPHGELADVFVPIYLLTRYQIEAAAKWIGGADYSYQQVGAGVRWNYIRPEMQLAALDALLSSLQTQSLLVPSNVLQTLVPKAGNYAKTRESFGSNLGVITDPAAMAEVMSRHIVSQLLTSERLNRVSQAYMGDSQQLSVVKLIDKLVGATLYQDLPSGQGLAMQMRVNTVVIDGLLAAYHNPNTAPEVKAQLAARVDYIIKQLKRRSNRGSDYQSAHYDWLFEGITKGLEDASYRLIAKPVDMPPGSPI, from the coding sequence ATGGTCCGCCGTAGTATTTCATTGGCAATGTTGTTGGCGATTACGCCAGTAACATTACTTTCTACCGCTACGATAGCTGCTAGCGACTCAGCCCAAACAATAATCAACAATACTGAAGCTGCAAAAGGCTTTATCAATCTTTTCTACGATGCCAAATCTGCTCAATTATACCTGCAAGCGGATAAACTCAATCAACCTTTTCTATTGCTGACAAGCTTACCTCATGGTGTGGGTTCAAATGACATTGGTTTAGACCGTGGCCAGTTAGGTCAAATTCGGATGGTGCAATTTGAACAGCATGGTCCTTATATCGTATTAAAGCAGCTTAATACTGATTTTCGTGCTTCCAGTGATAATGTCGCCGAGCGTCAGACTGTAACACAAGCCTTTGCTGAGTCGATTTTATGGCGCGGTAAAGTGGTTGAAGGTAAAACGGCGATCGTCGCCATTAATGACCTCGTTATTAATGATTTACATGGCGTGTCTGATGTATTAACGGCAACAAAACAAGGCGCTTATAGCCTAGACAGCAGCCGTTCAGTGATTTTGCCGCAAGGAATTAAATCGTTTCAACGTAATGCCGATATTGATGTGAATTTAACCTTTAAGGCTAATAAAGCGGGTAAGCAAGTGGAGCAAGTTACCCCAGATGGTAAATTGTTGTCTGTTCGGGTGCGCTATTCATTTGTACAACTTCCCGAGATAGGCTATCAACCCCGCAATTATCATCCTATGAGTGGTTATTTATCTGATCAATATGCCGATTATTCTGCCGCAGTTGATCAGCCGCTAATACAACGGCATTTATTACGTCACCGATTAGAGAAGGTTACGCCTGGAGATGCGCCTAGTAAGGTGGTTAAGCCTATTGTGTATTACCTTGATCTCGGCGTACCAGAGCCCATTAGAGGAGCCTTATTAGCCGGCGCCCGTTGGTGGGAAAGCGCATTTACTGAGGCCGGTTTTATTGATGGCTTTAAAGTTGAATTATTACCAGAGGACGCAGACCCTCAAGACATTCGCTATAACATGATCCAGTGGGTGCACCGTGCCACAAGAGGCTGGTCATACGGTGCAGCAGTAACCGACCCTCGTACCGGCGAAATCATTAAGGGCAATGTTACGCTTGGCAGCTTAAGAGTGCGCCAAGACCATCTCATTGCTCGGGGGCTTACTGCTGGTTGGCCAGATCGTAAAGCCGCTGCTGATGCTGCAATGGCATTGTCGCTTGCTCGTATTCGTCAGTTAGCGGCGCATGAGGTAGGACATACCTTGGGGCTTGATCATAATTTTGCAGCATCAACAAACGATAATGCGTCGGTAATGGATTACCCGCACCCATATGCGAGTATCCAAGGCGATAAAATCGATATTGCTAACCCATACAATGAAGGTATTGGTGAGTGGGACAAATACACCATAGCGTATGGTTATGGTGACTTAAAGCAGACCGATGCTCTGTTAGCATCGACCTTAAGGAAAGGCTTTCGTTATATTGGTGAAGCAGACTCTCGTAGTGCCAGCGCTAGTAACGCTTATGCCAGTTTATGGGATCGTGGTAACGATGCGGTTGCTGAGTTAGTTCGCTTAGAAACCGTGCGCCGTAAAGCGATTGACGATTTTAATTCCGATGCGTTATTAGCCAGTGAACCTCATGGTGAATTAGCCGATGTGTTTGTGCCTATTTACTTGCTCACTCGTTATCAAATAGAAGCCGCCGCAAAGTGGATTGGCGGCGCTGATTATAGTTATCAACAAGTTGGTGCGGGTGTTCGTTGGAATTATATTCGTCCTGAAATGCAACTGGCGGCACTCGATGCACTATTATCCAGCTTACAAACCCAAAGCTTATTAGTGCCAAGTAATGTGTTGCAAACATTGGTGCCTAAAGCTGGGAATTATGCCAAAACTCGCGAAAGTTTCGGATCCAACTTAGGTGTGATAACCGATCCCGCGGCGATGGCTGAAGTGATGAGTCGTCATATTGTGTCGCAACTATTAACTTCTGAGCGTTTAAATCGAGTGAGTCAGGCTTATATGGGCGATAGTCAACAGCTGTCGGTAGTTAAGTTAATCGATAAACTTGTTGGTGCAACCTTGTACCAAGACTTACCCAGCGGACAAGGCTTAGCGATGCAAATGCGGGTGAACACTGTGGTGATTGATGGTTTATTAGCCGCTTACCATAATCCTAACACCGCCCCTGAAGTAAAAGCGCAGTTGGCGGCAAGAGTCGATTATATTATCAAGCAGCTTAAACGCCGCAGTAATCGAGGTAGTGATTATCAGTCTGCACATTATGATTGGTTATTTGAAGGTATTACCAAAGGCTTGGAGGATGCAAGTTATCGACTCATCGCTAAGCCTGTAGACATGCCACCTGGCTCACCGATATAG
- a CDS encoding nucleoside hydrolase — protein sequence MKTKIILDTDPGIDDVFAILFAEAHPDIELKAITTIYGNVTIENATRNALYLKQKFQLQADIVTGASQPIVRPPVGPTVVVHGEGGFGDVIVPAEVEGQADPRPAYQYIIDAVKAEPGEITLVAIGPLTNLALALQADPTIVDLVKQVVIMGGAFGENNHYGNVTPFAEANVHDDPHAADMVLTASWPVVVIGLDVTEQSFFTREYLDQLCDDAGEVGQFIWNVSRFYLRFYSEKVGLEACHVHDPSAIAYVINPQLFTLREGPIRVVTDGVAEGMTIQKFDSRVYLHDEWMDKTPQKVGVAVKNTELLELYRSSIIDYAARLK from the coding sequence ATGAAAACTAAAATAATATTAGACACAGATCCCGGTATTGATGATGTATTTGCTATTCTGTTTGCCGAAGCACACCCCGATATTGAACTTAAGGCAATTACGACTATTTATGGCAATGTGACCATTGAAAATGCGACCCGTAACGCGCTTTATTTAAAACAAAAATTTCAGTTGCAAGCCGATATTGTCACTGGTGCGAGTCAGCCTATCGTGCGTCCTCCAGTTGGTCCTACTGTCGTTGTTCACGGTGAAGGTGGTTTTGGTGACGTTATCGTCCCAGCTGAAGTAGAGGGTCAAGCCGATCCGCGGCCTGCGTATCAATACATCATTGACGCTGTAAAGGCTGAACCAGGTGAAATTACCTTAGTGGCTATCGGTCCGTTAACTAACCTTGCATTAGCACTGCAGGCTGACCCTACAATTGTTGATTTAGTTAAACAAGTGGTCATTATGGGCGGTGCCTTTGGTGAGAATAATCATTACGGTAATGTAACCCCATTTGCCGAAGCGAATGTTCATGATGATCCTCATGCTGCCGATATGGTGTTGACTGCCTCATGGCCGGTGGTGGTGATAGGGTTAGATGTGACTGAGCAAAGCTTTTTTACCCGCGAGTATCTTGATCAATTGTGTGATGATGCTGGCGAAGTCGGCCAGTTTATTTGGAATGTAAGCCGTTTCTACTTGAGATTTTATAGTGAGAAAGTGGGCCTAGAGGCTTGTCATGTACATGACCCATCGGCGATTGCCTATGTCATTAATCCACAGCTTTTTACCCTTAGAGAAGGTCCAATACGGGTTGTAACCGATGGTGTTGCTGAAGGGATGACTATTCAGAAATTTGATAGCCGTGTGTATTTGCATGATGAATGGATGGATAAAACACCACAAAAGGTAGGTGTCGCTGTGAAAAATACCGAGTTATTGGAGCTTTATCGCAGCAGTATTATCGATTATGCTGCCCGTTTGAAATAA
- a CDS encoding helix-turn-helix transcriptional regulator, with amino-acid sequence MKNRLKVLRAEQDLTQAQLADLLDVSRQTVNAIETGKFDPSLPLAFKAARLFKLPIESIFEDEQ; translated from the coding sequence ATGAAAAATCGCCTAAAAGTGCTCAGGGCAGAACAAGACTTGACCCAAGCACAACTAGCAGACTTACTTGATGTGTCCCGGCAAACCGTCAACGCGATCGAAACCGGTAAGTTTGATCCGAGTTTGCCATTGGCCTTTAAAGCGGCACGTTTATTCAAGTTACCGATTGAAAGTATCTTTGAAGACGAGCAATAA